In one Bacillus sp. PK3_68 genomic region, the following are encoded:
- a CDS encoding D-glycerate dehydrogenase, which produces MKKVILAYNRVSPEVITQLKEDYEVIYFEKNEYLDDPFFVQTLKKASGVIGLDLKVTKELLDLAPELKIISNVSVGYDNLPVDELSQRGIMATNTPDVLTDTTADAIFGLLLAAARRIAELDHYVKSEQWNELLPPHLFGIDVHHKKLGIIGMGRIGQAIAKRGHFGFDMEILYHNRSRKLEAENWLNASYVSMDELLAESDFVCLMVPASPETKQLISHEEFKKMKQTAIFINGSRGQNVDEDALYHALENGTIWAAGTDVFTEEPLPAGHKLLTCKNLVTLPHIGSSTAETEHKMSVVAANNLQAGLSGKLPPNLINKEVKLNR; this is translated from the coding sequence ATGAAGAAGGTTATTCTTGCTTATAATCGCGTATCTCCTGAAGTAATTACACAACTGAAAGAAGACTATGAAGTCATATACTTTGAAAAAAACGAATACCTGGATGATCCTTTTTTTGTCCAAACGCTGAAGAAAGCTTCTGGCGTGATTGGGCTTGATCTAAAAGTGACAAAGGAGCTGCTTGATCTAGCTCCTGAATTAAAAATTATTTCTAACGTTTCTGTTGGCTATGACAACCTGCCAGTAGACGAGCTATCACAGCGCGGCATTATGGCAACGAATACGCCGGATGTGCTGACTGATACAACAGCAGATGCAATCTTTGGGCTTCTCCTTGCGGCAGCCCGCCGAATCGCTGAACTGGATCATTATGTAAAAAGCGAACAGTGGAACGAACTTTTGCCTCCTCACCTTTTCGGAATAGATGTTCACCATAAAAAGCTCGGCATTATCGGGATGGGCCGGATTGGACAGGCAATTGCCAAACGGGGTCACTTTGGATTCGATATGGAGATTCTCTATCATAACCGTTCAAGAAAGCTTGAGGCAGAAAATTGGTTAAACGCTTCCTATGTTTCGATGGATGAGCTGCTTGCAGAGTCCGATTTTGTCTGTTTAATGGTGCCAGCCTCTCCTGAAACCAAACAGCTCATTAGCCATGAGGAATTTAAAAAGATGAAACAAACGGCTATCTTTATTAACGGCTCACGAGGACAAAACGTAGATGAAGACGCCCTTTATCATGCGCTTGAAAACGGAACAATTTGGGCGGCAGGCACCGATGTATTTACAGAAGAGCCTCTTCCTGCCGGCCATAAACTTTTAACATGCAAGAACCTAGTTACATTGCCGCATATTGGCTCATCTACAGCTGAAACCGAACATAAGATGTCTGTAGTAGCCGCTAACAATCTTCAAGCAGGTTTGAGCGGAAAGCTTCCTCCAAATTTGATAAATAAAGAGGTAAAGCTCAACCGATAA
- a CDS encoding amidohydrolase, giving the protein MMIKPDVLLTNANVITLDKEGRRGGSVSVTNGRISGIWPEAEPPKSDVELTRHTQVINLKGGTLLPGFIDTHNHLLMYAQFRQQANCSSPLNKSISDIQGQLLQLAQKTKRNQWVLGYGYDDTLLKEKRHPTREELDAVVPHHPVLIRHISAHFAVVNSAALRLAGIDEQITDPPGGHFGRDGAGKLNGVLYELPAMSLIESKIPVPSVEELVSLLGEASTDYLAQGITTNTDAGVGLNIGIEELEAHIQAVAGGQNPMRMQLMIMHHLLRENNAFGGVSAKELDEDIRLRSKGRARLDSAKLFQDGSIQGLTAALREPYYSNSELYGDLIHEQRDFNLEVLDLHKRGYRVTIHGNGDRAIASNLDAFEFALTNHPRRDHRHRIEHVQTATTADLDRMKKLGVAGSFFINHVYYWGDRHEKMFLGPERAARINPIKDALDRDLLFTLHSDCPVTPISPLFSVWAAVNRLTKEGKVLGADQTCDVENALKSMTMWGAVLNFDEQHSGSIELGKRADFTLLAEDPTKVQPQEIKDIEIMATLIDGGVVYENKMCVL; this is encoded by the coding sequence ATGATGATTAAACCGGATGTTTTATTGACAAATGCTAATGTGATTACTTTAGATAAGGAAGGACGACGCGGGGGCTCTGTGTCTGTAACGAACGGCCGTATTAGCGGGATTTGGCCGGAAGCTGAACCGCCAAAGAGCGATGTTGAATTGACAAGACATACGCAAGTCATCAATTTAAAGGGCGGCACGCTGCTTCCAGGTTTTATTGATACGCATAATCACTTGCTAATGTATGCCCAATTTCGCCAGCAAGCGAATTGCAGCAGTCCGCTCAATAAAAGCATTAGTGATATCCAAGGTCAGCTTTTGCAATTAGCGCAGAAAACTAAAAGGAACCAATGGGTCTTGGGCTATGGATACGATGATACTCTCCTGAAAGAGAAGCGTCACCCGACCCGTGAGGAATTGGACGCTGTTGTTCCTCATCATCCTGTTTTAATTAGGCACATCTCTGCCCATTTTGCTGTTGTCAATTCTGCTGCGCTAAGGCTCGCTGGAATAGATGAGCAAATAACCGATCCGCCAGGAGGCCACTTTGGAAGAGATGGAGCAGGAAAATTAAATGGTGTATTGTACGAGCTTCCAGCTATGAGTCTGATTGAGTCAAAAATCCCTGTTCCTTCCGTAGAGGAGTTAGTTTCCTTATTAGGAGAAGCATCCACAGATTATCTAGCTCAGGGAATCACGACAAATACAGATGCCGGTGTTGGACTGAACATAGGAATAGAGGAACTTGAAGCCCATATCCAGGCAGTAGCCGGGGGGCAAAATCCAATGCGTATGCAATTAATGATTATGCACCATCTTCTGAGAGAGAATAATGCATTTGGAGGGGTATCCGCCAAAGAACTGGATGAGGATATCCGTCTTCGGTCTAAAGGAAGAGCTCGTCTGGACAGTGCTAAATTGTTTCAAGATGGATCTATTCAAGGGCTGACGGCAGCGTTGCGAGAGCCTTATTATAGCAATTCTGAGTTATATGGTGACTTGATCCATGAGCAGAGGGATTTTAATTTAGAAGTGCTGGATCTGCACAAACGCGGTTATCGAGTGACAATACATGGCAATGGCGACCGGGCGATCGCATCTAATTTAGATGCTTTTGAGTTTGCTTTAACTAATCATCCCCGCAGAGACCATCGCCATCGCATCGAGCACGTGCAAACAGCGACAACGGCCGATCTGGACCGAATGAAGAAATTAGGTGTAGCCGGCTCATTTTTCATTAATCATGTTTATTACTGGGGAGACCGTCATGAAAAAATGTTTCTCGGACCGGAAAGAGCGGCCAGAATAAATCCAATAAAAGATGCGCTGGATCGTGATCTACTGTTTACGCTGCATTCAGACTGTCCGGTGACTCCTATCTCTCCGCTGTTTTCCGTTTGGGCGGCAGTCAACCGTTTAACGAAGGAGGGCAAAGTATTAGGAGCAGATCAAACATGTGATGTGGAAAATGCTTTAAAGTCGATGACGATGTGGGGAGCTGTGCTTAATTTTGATGAACAACATTCCGGCAGCATTGAATTAGGAAAAAGAGCGGACTTTACCCTTCTGGCAGAAGATCCTACAAAAGTTCAGCCGCAAGAAATTAAAGATATTGAAATCATGGCCACGTTGATCGACGGCGGTGTAGTCTACGAGAATAAAATGTGTGTATTGTAG
- a CDS encoding Hsp20/alpha crystallin family protein produces the protein MMSFKKSNLPGLFDGSLHHLVKSIDSFFGESFKYLDTFIHHNMLFSVDSYETDSDIIIEADLPGYERAQIQVEILGDRLRISAESSGTIEEHDDKKAYFHKKQTLQRMEKFITLPFLISEKETRATYKNGLLRIITPKQYHCKRLLNIE, from the coding sequence ATGATGTCATTTAAGAAAAGCAACCTTCCAGGATTATTCGATGGTTCACTTCATCATTTGGTAAAGTCTATTGACTCTTTTTTCGGTGAATCATTTAAATATCTAGACACGTTTATCCATCATAATATGTTGTTCTCTGTTGACTCGTATGAAACAGATTCCGATATCATTATCGAGGCGGACCTGCCAGGGTATGAACGGGCGCAGATTCAAGTCGAAATACTCGGAGACCGGTTACGCATTTCAGCGGAAAGTTCAGGGACGATCGAAGAACATGATGATAAAAAGGCCTACTTTCATAAAAAACAAACCTTGCAAAGAATGGAGAAATTCATCACACTGCCTTTTCTTATTTCAGAAAAAGAGACTAGAGCCACTTATAAAAATGGCCTGTTAAGAATTATCACTCCAAAACAATATCATTGCAAACGACTTCTTAATATTGAATAA
- a CDS encoding DUF3311 domain-containing protein gives MASRQIGSLFIGIGIPFLAILGVVPFIATADVSVLGFPILYFWIFLWFPLTTLCLCLSWHFFDRHQYEDEKN, from the coding sequence TTGGCATCACGTCAAATAGGAAGTTTGTTCATCGGTATCGGCATACCGTTCCTGGCGATTTTGGGAGTTGTTCCGTTTATTGCTACAGCGGATGTGAGCGTTCTAGGGTTCCCTATTCTTTATTTTTGGATATTTCTCTGGTTTCCGTTGACTACTCTTTGTCTTTGCCTCTCTTGGCACTTCTTTGACCGGCATCAATACGAGGATGAAAAAAATTGA
- a CDS encoding glycerophosphodiester phosphodiesterase family protein → MKLFRRIIKSKISLVLVLLVIFVYVNNSSLFVTEREGKPLLIAHRGVAQTFDLAGVENDTCTAERIHPPEHEFLENTIPSMKAAFQAGADIVELDVHITKDNQFAVFHDWTLDCRTNGTGVTRDYTMAELKKLDIGYGYTADGGKTYPFRGKGVNLMPSLTEVMNQFPNKPFLIHIKSNDPKEGALLAKYLSDFSKERLKQLTVYGGDEPIAELQKQMPELRVMSKQTMKACLIPYIASGWSGYVSKDCQNTEIHVPEKIAPFLWGWPDKFLNRMDKANVRTIIVGGNGSDFSSGFDSEEDLKRLPQNYTGGIWTNTIEKVGKIYSKQ, encoded by the coding sequence GTGAAACTTTTTAGAAGAATAATAAAGAGCAAGATTAGTCTAGTTCTTGTCTTATTAGTAATTTTTGTGTATGTCAACAACAGCTCACTGTTCGTAACAGAAAGGGAAGGCAAGCCGTTGCTGATCGCACATCGGGGAGTGGCACAAACCTTCGATCTTGCAGGCGTGGAAAATGATACATGTACAGCGGAAAGAATTCACCCGCCTGAACATGAGTTTCTCGAAAACACTATTCCTTCAATGAAAGCAGCTTTTCAAGCAGGAGCAGACATTGTCGAATTGGATGTACATATAACGAAAGATAATCAGTTTGCTGTTTTTCATGATTGGACACTAGATTGCCGAACAAACGGTACCGGCGTAACCCGTGACTACACGATGGCTGAATTGAAAAAATTAGACATCGGCTACGGTTACACAGCGGATGGCGGAAAAACTTACCCTTTTAGAGGAAAAGGTGTCAACCTTATGCCTTCCCTTACTGAAGTGATGAATCAATTTCCCAACAAGCCATTTCTCATTCATATAAAGAGTAATGACCCTAAGGAAGGGGCTCTGCTTGCCAAATATTTGTCCGATTTTTCTAAAGAGCGTTTAAAACAGCTGACTGTGTATGGCGGCGATGAACCGATAGCAGAATTGCAGAAACAAATGCCGGAATTGAGAGTGATGTCAAAACAAACAATGAAGGCCTGTCTCATTCCTTATATTGCTTCTGGGTGGAGTGGTTATGTCTCTAAAGACTGTCAGAATACTGAAATTCATGTTCCAGAGAAGATTGCCCCCTTCCTTTGGGGATGGCCGGATAAATTCCTTAACAGAATGGACAAGGCCAACGTCCGTACAATTATTGTCGGCGGCAACGGCAGCGATTTCTCCTCGGGCTTTGATTCTGAAGAAGATTTAAAGAGACTTCCGCAGAATTACACAGGCGGCATTTGGACGAACACCATAGAGAAAGTTGGAAAGATTTATAGTAAACAATAA
- a CDS encoding endonuclease MutS2, producing the protein MNKKVLKTLEFDKIKQQLAEHAASSLGREQAEGLKPSVSYDEVVRLQEETDEAARVLRLKGHAPLGGIYNVRPQVKRAQIGGMLNGMEFVQVASTIYAGRMMKQFIHDLVEEGEDLPILSEKAEQLPVLTPLEHRIKHTVDEHGGVLDSASETLRHIRQQLRANESRIRGKLESLIRGSNAQKMLSDTIITIRNDRYVIPVKQEYRGHYGGIVHDQSSSGQTLFIEPESIVQMNNQIREFKLKEQLEIERIFTELTVEVEQHGEELYYLTGLLGELDFMFMKAKFGRVIKGSKPLVNENGYIRLNKARHPLLPIDEAVANDIEFGKEYTTILITGPNTGGKTVTLKTVGLTTLMAQAGLPIPALDGSETAVFGSIFADIGDEQSIEQSLSTFSSHMVNIVDILEQVDHDSLVLFDELGAGTDPQEGAALAMAILDDVHNRGARVIATTHYPELKAYGYNREGVVNASVEFNVETLSPTYRLLIGVPGRSNAFEISSRLGLNDNVIQQARSLIGADTNEVDQMIASLEQARRKAEEEEREAREYLKMAEQFHKEMQKQMQEYYAHKEELAEKARKQAADIVEKAKAEAEEVIRDLRTMRLEKQADVKEHELIEAKRRLTEAVPETKKAPKKKVASTERVLKPGDEVKVLSFDQKGTLLEKAGDKEWNVQIGIMKMKVKESDLQFMKSEKKAEPKPLATVRGKDYHVSLELDLRGERYEDALARLEKYIDDALLAGYPRVSIIHGKGTGALRKGVQDYLKNHRSVKRTRFGEAGEGGSGVTVVELK; encoded by the coding sequence GTGAATAAGAAGGTATTAAAAACTCTTGAGTTTGACAAAATTAAGCAGCAGCTTGCTGAACATGCGGCTTCCAGCTTAGGGAGAGAGCAGGCAGAAGGATTGAAGCCATCTGTCTCTTACGATGAAGTGGTCCGTCTCCAGGAAGAAACCGATGAGGCGGCGCGCGTGCTTCGTCTTAAGGGGCATGCACCGCTCGGCGGTATCTATAATGTCCGGCCGCAAGTAAAACGGGCACAAATCGGCGGTATGTTGAATGGAATGGAATTTGTCCAAGTAGCAAGCACCATTTATGCTGGCCGTATGATGAAGCAATTTATTCATGATTTAGTGGAAGAAGGGGAAGACTTACCGATCCTTTCTGAAAAAGCAGAGCAGCTGCCGGTGTTGACACCGCTTGAACACCGGATTAAACATACAGTTGATGAGCATGGCGGCGTTCTTGACTCGGCCAGTGAAACTCTTCGTCATATCCGCCAGCAGCTTCGTGCGAATGAAAGCCGAATTCGCGGAAAGCTTGAGAGTTTGATTCGCGGAAGCAATGCTCAAAAGATGCTCTCCGATACCATTATTACAATTAGAAACGACCGCTACGTAATTCCTGTAAAGCAGGAGTACAGAGGACACTACGGCGGCATTGTTCATGACCAGTCTTCATCCGGACAAACGCTATTTATTGAACCCGAGTCTATTGTGCAAATGAATAACCAAATCCGGGAGTTTAAATTGAAGGAACAATTGGAGATTGAACGGATTTTCACTGAATTAACGGTGGAAGTTGAACAGCATGGAGAAGAGCTCTATTATTTAACCGGCTTGCTTGGCGAACTTGATTTTATGTTTATGAAAGCAAAGTTCGGCCGGGTAATTAAAGGGTCAAAACCGTTAGTGAATGAAAACGGCTATATTCGTCTGAATAAAGCTCGTCACCCGCTTTTGCCTATCGATGAGGCAGTAGCAAATGATATTGAATTTGGAAAAGAATATACGACGATCTTAATTACTGGACCGAACACCGGAGGAAAAACAGTAACATTAAAAACTGTCGGTCTTACAACACTCATGGCTCAGGCCGGCCTGCCTATTCCGGCCCTTGATGGATCAGAAACAGCTGTGTTTGGCTCCATTTTTGCTGATATTGGGGATGAGCAATCTATTGAACAAAGCTTGAGTACCTTTTCATCTCATATGGTGAACATTGTTGACATTTTAGAGCAGGTAGACCATGACAGCCTGGTGTTGTTTGATGAGCTTGGCGCCGGTACTGATCCTCAGGAAGGGGCGGCTCTTGCGATGGCTATCCTCGACGATGTGCATAATCGTGGCGCTCGTGTCATCGCGACTACCCATTATCCGGAACTGAAGGCGTATGGTTACAACCGTGAAGGGGTTGTCAATGCAAGTGTTGAATTTAACGTGGAAACGCTCAGTCCTACGTACCGGCTGTTAATTGGTGTGCCGGGACGAAGCAATGCCTTTGAAATTTCCAGCCGTCTAGGCCTTAATGACAATGTTATTCAGCAGGCGCGAAGCTTGATTGGTGCGGATACAAATGAAGTAGATCAGATGATTGCTTCGCTCGAGCAAGCGCGCAGAAAAGCGGAAGAGGAAGAACGAGAAGCTCGTGAATATTTGAAAATGGCTGAACAGTTCCATAAAGAAATGCAAAAGCAAATGCAAGAATATTATGCCCATAAAGAGGAGCTTGCTGAAAAGGCGCGCAAGCAAGCGGCAGATATTGTGGAGAAAGCGAAAGCAGAAGCCGAAGAGGTGATTCGTGACCTGCGCACGATGAGGCTTGAGAAGCAGGCAGATGTGAAGGAACATGAATTGATTGAAGCCAAGCGACGTTTGACAGAAGCGGTACCAGAGACGAAGAAAGCACCGAAGAAGAAGGTAGCATCTACGGAACGAGTGCTAAAGCCGGGAGATGAAGTAAAAGTTCTTAGTTTTGATCAAAAGGGGACGCTTCTTGAAAAGGCCGGGGACAAAGAATGGAATGTGCAAATCGGCATCATGAAAATGAAGGTGAAAGAAAGCGATCTGCAATTTATGAAGTCAGAGAAAAAAGCAGAGCCGAAACCGCTTGCCACGGTGCGTGGAAAAGATTATCATGTCAGCCTCGAACTTGACTTGCGCGGCGAGCGTTATGAAGATGCATTAGCAAGGTTGGAGAAATATATTGATGACGCTTTGCTTGCCGGATATCCGCGTGTTTCTATCATTCACGGCAAAGGAACAGGAGCGCTCAGAAAAGGCGTTCAGGATTATTTGAAAAATCATCGCTCGGTAAAACGCACGCGCTTTGGTGAAGCTGGAGAAGGTGGCAGCGGCGTGACTGTCGTCGAATTAAAATAA
- a CDS encoding DUF350 domain-containing protein encodes MNQFWENEFIQLAGYYSVVVVCIILALALFELVTKYRNWEEIKKGNMAVAMATGGKIFGLANIFRHSIAHNDTVLTMIGWGAFGFVLLLAGYFIFEFLTPRFKIDEEIENDNRAVGFISMVISVGLSYVIGAALD; translated from the coding sequence ATGAACCAGTTTTGGGAAAATGAATTTATACAGCTTGCCGGTTATTACAGTGTCGTTGTTGTCTGTATTATACTAGCGTTAGCCTTGTTTGAACTGGTAACTAAATACCGCAACTGGGAAGAAATAAAAAAAGGAAATATGGCTGTTGCAATGGCAACTGGCGGAAAAATATTTGGACTGGCAAACATTTTCCGCCACTCTATTGCCCATAACGATACGGTGTTGACAATGATTGGATGGGGAGCATTTGGCTTTGTTTTATTGCTAGCGGGTTATTTTATTTTTGAGTTTTTAACTCCCCGTTTTAAAATTGATGAAGAAATTGAAAATGACAATCGTGCTGTCGGCTTTATCTCTATGGTTATTTCTGTCGGGTTGTCTTATGTCATCGGTGCAGCTTTAGATTAA
- a CDS encoding pyruvate kinase, translated as MCDFSHDELVKLAWTLYEKAVNQAALAPFMHPRVLHPFSAQNLLAYLAYKNNIHSKFATTLRNRGLCLSSEQYVIQSLRTLCSHLDSFPPPSPPSQEVHALSRERSEDVFGKRRYPNLPHVMVTLDSQMASPSAIKRFLLNGMSIARINCAYGEASAWKKVIDAIRCAEDQLRRKGEYEEKKCQIYMDLSGPKIRIGPLQKTTYPLKLGIKKDRFGRPLEKKKGLISWQPTTTKRLYDEEYDFILHTCPCEQFRHFSEGDFLYFIDLRNKRRKFLITEISPAV; from the coding sequence ATGTGCGACTTTTCCCATGATGAATTAGTTAAGCTGGCGTGGACACTATATGAAAAAGCGGTGAATCAGGCAGCACTTGCCCCGTTTATGCACCCACGTGTCCTCCATCCGTTCAGCGCACAGAACTTACTGGCCTACCTCGCCTATAAAAACAATATACATTCTAAATTTGCAACCACTCTTCGTAATAGAGGGCTCTGTTTGAGCTCAGAGCAGTATGTCATCCAAAGCCTACGTACCCTTTGTTCCCATTTAGACAGCTTTCCTCCCCCGTCTCCTCCTTCCCAAGAGGTGCATGCGCTATCAAGAGAGCGCAGTGAAGACGTATTCGGAAAAAGACGCTACCCAAATTTGCCTCATGTGATGGTCACGTTAGACAGCCAAATGGCCTCTCCCTCCGCTATCAAGCGGTTTTTGCTGAATGGGATGTCCATTGCCCGAATTAACTGTGCTTACGGCGAGGCATCAGCATGGAAAAAGGTGATCGATGCGATTCGTTGCGCGGAAGATCAATTAAGAAGGAAAGGAGAATATGAGGAGAAGAAGTGCCAAATTTATATGGATCTTTCAGGCCCGAAAATTAGAATTGGCCCGCTACAAAAAACAACCTATCCTTTAAAATTAGGAATAAAAAAAGATCGATTCGGCCGTCCTCTTGAAAAGAAAAAAGGCCTTATAAGCTGGCAGCCAACGACGACAAAACGATTATATGACGAGGAATATGATTTTATTCTTCACACCTGTCCTTGTGAACAATTCCGGCATTTCAGCGAAGGAGATTTTCTCTACTTTATTGATCTCCGGAACAAAAGGAGAAAATTCTTAATTACTGAGATCTCCCCAGCGGTTTAG
- a CDS encoding pyruvate kinase yields the protein MELLVTNLEKSPIQIKVKKGDFLKIYLNSEMEGFPVAGPIAACLSVSLPEAFASVREGDRIFIDDGKIQSVVREHNDEFIVAEILSPDMSLTIKENKGINLPDCKVHLTVPALTEKDEKDLAFICEHADIAGISFVHGPEDLRKLQELLQRYPKKELAVVAKIETKEAIHNFSSILLEGLTFSKFGIMIARGDLAIEIGFQQLPVVQEEILSLCRASHVPVILATQVLESLAKKGIPSRSELADLSFGSEFDCLMLNKGPFMKETLSFLTDALFVISQVKEQNEMITRPSPFTHKQDPLII from the coding sequence ATAGAATTACTCGTAACTAACTTGGAGAAATCACCGATTCAAATTAAAGTCAAAAAGGGGGACTTTTTAAAAATTTATTTAAATAGCGAAATGGAGGGCTTTCCTGTCGCCGGTCCAATAGCTGCCTGCCTTTCAGTTAGTCTCCCCGAAGCGTTTGCATCTGTCCGGGAAGGGGACAGAATCTTTATTGATGATGGCAAAATACAGTCTGTAGTAAGAGAGCACAACGATGAATTTATTGTGGCAGAGATCTTATCGCCAGACATGAGCCTAACCATTAAAGAAAACAAAGGAATCAACCTTCCTGACTGCAAGGTTCATCTAACGGTTCCGGCCTTAACAGAAAAAGATGAGAAAGATCTTGCATTTATCTGTGAGCACGCAGATATAGCAGGCATCTCATTTGTACATGGCCCCGAAGACCTGAGAAAGCTGCAGGAACTTCTTCAAAGATATCCAAAAAAAGAATTAGCTGTCGTTGCCAAAATTGAAACGAAAGAAGCGATTCATAACTTCTCATCCATTCTGCTGGAAGGGCTGACTTTTTCAAAATTTGGCATTATGATAGCAAGAGGCGATTTAGCAATCGAGATAGGTTTTCAGCAATTGCCAGTGGTCCAAGAAGAAATTTTATCGCTATGCCGTGCCTCTCATGTGCCGGTTATCCTTGCCACACAAGTGTTAGAATCATTAGCTAAAAAAGGAATCCCTTCTCGTTCCGAATTGGCCGATTTGTCCTTTGGAAGTGAATTTGATTGTTTAATGTTAAATAAAGGACCCTTTATGAAAGAAACACTTTCATTTTTAACAGATGCCCTTTTTGTCATCTCGCAAGTAAAAGAGCAGAACGAGATGATTACACGCCCTTCACCCTTCACCCATAAACAGGATCCACTTATTATCTAA